In one Gossypium hirsutum isolate 1008001.06 chromosome D09, Gossypium_hirsutum_v2.1, whole genome shotgun sequence genomic region, the following are encoded:
- the LOC121221106 gene encoding mini zinc finger protein 2: protein MIKGLAIMRRRKVVVRKEEPPRKTTTNSSLTITTVRYGECQRNHAASSGGYVVDGCREFMASGEEGTSGALACAACGCHRNFHRREVETEVVSECSSPNNSSSRA, encoded by the coding sequence ATGATTAAGGGTTTGGCAATCATGAGGAGGCGAAAAGTTGTAGTGAGAAAAGAGGAGCCACCGAGgaagaccacaaccaattcatCTTTGACAATAACGACTGTGAGATATGGGGAGTGTCAAAGGAATCACGCTGCCAGCAGCGGCGGTTATGTCGTCGACGGGTGTAGGGAATTCATGGCAAGTGGAGAGGAAGGAACGAGTGGTGCCCTTGCTTGTGCTGCTTGTGGTTGCCATAGGAATTTTCATAGAAGGGAAGTTGAAACTGAGGTAGTCTCTGAGTGTTCTTCACCTAATAATTCTTCCAGTAgagcataa